The genomic DNA GGCTACGGCATGATGGCCGGCATTGAGGTCTTTCCGCTGGAAGGCAAACCGGGCATTCGTGGCAATGACCTGCAGAAAGAATTGTTCTGGAAAGGCTGCCATGTGAAATGGACCGGCGATACGGCCATTGTCGCACCATCTCTGATCGCTGAGAAAAGTCATATCGATGAAATCATTGATGCATTACGAAATACTTTGAAGGATCTTTGATCTCACCGCAAACCATTGCGGCGCAAAACAAGGCGAGATGCAACTGCAGCTCGCCTTGTTGTTTATAATTAGTTTGCGTAATTACCGAAAAAATGAAAATATCAATGAAATTTTCATTTTAGTGCCGGGCGAATTATCAAACAATGAAACACGGACTGGCAACCTCGACAGATTCTCCGCGCAGCAAACCCGGAGCTGAATTCACCGCAACGGATCGCGGCGCGACCGGCCTGGTCGGCGATGATATCCGTGCCCTTCGCAAGCACCGCGATCTGACCCTCACCGCGCTGGCCGAAGCCCTTGGTCGCTCTGTCGGCTGGTTGAGTCAGGTCGAGCGCAATCAAACCGATCCGTCGATTCAGGATCTTCGCAAGATCGCCCGCAATTTCGACATTCCAATCAGCTTCTTTTTTCGCAACAGCGAAGCGCCCGAACAGGAGCGCGGCGTGATTGTCAGATGCAGCAACCGGGTGGCGCTCGGTTCAAGCGAAAGCGGCCTCGTCGAGGAACTGCTTTCACCTGATATTTCCGGTGAGTTTGAAATGCTGCGATCCGTGTTTGCGCCCAGCGCGGAAAGTGAAGACAAACCGGCCCGGCCAGCACAGGAAGGCGGGTTTGTGGTATCCGGTCAACTCGAAATCTGGATCGGCGGGCGCCACCACACACTCAATGCCGGCGACAGTTTTCAGTTTCAGAACAAAACCTGCTGCTGGCGCAATTCCGGCGATGTACCGGCGATCGTCATCTGGATTATTTCACCCGCGATTTACTAAAACTCATTCTGGAGGCCCACATGGCTGATCTTCCCAACAAGGCCCGTGTGGTCATAATCGGCGGCGGTGTTTCCGGCTGTTCTGTGGCCTATCATCTGGCCAAGCTTGGCTGGACCGATGTGGTACTTCTGGAACGCAAGCAGCTTACCAGCGGCACCACATGGCACGCTGCCGGACTGATTGCCCAGTTGCGCGCAACCCAGAACATGACGCGGCTGGCCAAATACAGCCAGGAGCTTTACGGCACGCTGGAGGCGGAAACCGGCCTTGCAACGGGGCTGCGCCGCTGCGGGTCGATTACAGTTGCCCTCACCCATGAGCGCCGCGAGGAATTGTTGCGCGGCGCATCCATGGCCCGGGCCTTCGGTGTCGAGATCGAGGAAATCGGCCCCGATGATGTCAAACAGCGCTATCCCTACCTCACCACTGATGATGTCGTCAGCGGCGTCTTTCTGGAAAAGGACGGCCAGGGCGATCCGACCAACATCACCCTCGCTCTCGCCAAAGGCGCGCGGCAGCATGGCGCAAAGATCTTTGAGCAGGTGAAGGTCACCGACATCCACACCGCCAGCGGCAGTGTCACTGGCGTCACGGCAGTCAAAGACGGCATCGAACAGCACATTACCTGCGATCATGTTGTCAATTGCGCCGGAATGTGGGCCCGAGAAGTCGGCATCCTGGCCGGTGTTCCGGTGCCACTCCATGCCTGCGAACATTTTTATATTGTCACCGAGACCGTACCGGACCTGCCGCAATTGCCGGTTCTGCGAGTGCCCGACGAGTGCGCCTATTACAAGGAGGATGCCGGCAAAATTCTGCTTGGTGCTTTTGAACCTGTGGCAAAACCCTGGGGCATGGCCGGCATTCCCGAAGATTTCTGCTTCGATCAATTGCCGGAAGATTTCGATCATTTCGAGCCCATCCTGGAAAAGGCCATTCACCGTCTGCCTATCCTGGCAGATACCGGAATTCACACATTTTTCAACGGCCCGGAAAGCTTTACTCCCGATGACCGGTATTATCTGGGCGAAGCACCGCAGGTGAAGAATTTCTGGGTTGCCTGCGGCTATAATTCTGTTGGCATTCAATCATCCGGCGGAGCCGGCATGGCGCTGGCACAATGGATGGATGACGGCGAACCGCCATTCGATCTGTGGGATGTGGATGTCCGCCGGGTCCAGCCTTTCCAGGCAAACCGATCCTATCTGTATCATCGTTCCAAGGAAACGCTTGGCCTGCTCTATGCCGA from Pararhizobium sp. IMCC3301 includes the following:
- a CDS encoding helix-turn-helix domain-containing protein; translation: MKHGLATSTDSPRSKPGAEFTATDRGATGLVGDDIRALRKHRDLTLTALAEALGRSVGWLSQVERNQTDPSIQDLRKIARNFDIPISFFFRNSEAPEQERGVIVRCSNRVALGSSESGLVEELLSPDISGEFEMLRSVFAPSAESEDKPARPAQEGGFVVSGQLEIWIGGRHHTLNAGDSFQFQNKTCCWRNSGDVPAIVIWIISPAIY
- a CDS encoding FAD-dependent oxidoreductase; protein product: MADLPNKARVVIIGGGVSGCSVAYHLAKLGWTDVVLLERKQLTSGTTWHAAGLIAQLRATQNMTRLAKYSQELYGTLEAETGLATGLRRCGSITVALTHERREELLRGASMARAFGVEIEEIGPDDVKQRYPYLTTDDVVSGVFLEKDGQGDPTNITLALAKGARQHGAKIFEQVKVTDIHTASGSVTGVTAVKDGIEQHITCDHVVNCAGMWAREVGILAGVPVPLHACEHFYIVTETVPDLPQLPVLRVPDECAYYKEDAGKILLGAFEPVAKPWGMAGIPEDFCFDQLPEDFDHFEPILEKAIHRLPILADTGIHTFFNGPESFTPDDRYYLGEAPQVKNFWVACGYNSVGIQSSGGAGMALAQWMDDGEPPFDLWDVDVRRVQPFQANRSYLYHRSKETLGLLYADHFPYRQVESARGIRRSPLHGHLQQRGAVFGELAGWERPNWFARKDQPPQYQYSWKRQNWFENQREEHLAVRNNVGLFDMTSFGKLRIEGRDALPFLNHICGNEMDVEPGRIVYTQMLNRNGGIESDLTITRLSETAFLAIVPAATLQRDMAWMRRHLGDRHAVITDMTSSEAVLCLMGPASRAVLEACSPNDFSNDHHPFGQMRDIEIGMGLARAHRVTYVGELGWEIYVSSDMAAHVFEAVEEAGQDHGLKLCGLHTLDSCRIEKAYRHFGHDITDEDHVLEAGLGFAVKTAKPDFIGRDAVLQKKERGLSRRLIQFQLKDSEPLLYHNEPIVRNGEIVSTLTSGNYGHHLGAAIGLGYVPCAGETAAQMLDSTFEIEVAGERFAASASMKPLYDPKSERVKA